In Juglans microcarpa x Juglans regia isolate MS1-56 chromosome 1S, Jm3101_v1.0, whole genome shotgun sequence, the genomic stretch ACTGCCTTACGCAGCTGAAGCCAATGCCTTGAGGAGAGCTGTGGAACTATGTGCTGATCTTGGATTCTAAAGGGTAGAGTTTGAAGGTGATGCCAAGACTCTCATTCAAGCTACAAATAGTACAGAAGAGGATTTGTCTTTGCACGGGCAGCTTATTAATGTGGATACACAACACATGCTGAATGGAAGGCCTGGGTGTAGAGTCAAATTTGCTTTTAGAGAAGCTAATGTTGTTGCTCATGAATTTGTACAACTTGCTCCGTCTCTTGACATGGAGAGGATATGGATGGAAGAAGTTCCATCTTCAATATCTAATTCTGTTGTGAGACAGTTTGTAATGTTtgctaattaataaaattttcgtatgttgatttaaaaaaataaataaaaacatatctTATTAATCCAAATATACTTTTGGGGTGATGCTAGTTGCCTCCCGAAGTGTTTttagtgcatttttttaaaataaaaaaacaaacaaaaattcattaccagtaactttttttaattatttaaaaaaaaaaaaaaaaaaaaaacctaaaatacaCTAGGAGGATTTTGGGAGACATGCCTGGAACCTGCATTTTCTAACTTTTTATTGACCCcgatttaataaatattatgacaCATCTTACGTGATTATAGTTTCATTGGATAAAGaaacagtttcatctcatcttatttttacaatttttttaaattcttatataaaatataataaataatttaatttttttaaatttcaaaacaataataatattaaaaaaataattttttgacaaTATATATCTCTCTCCTCAGGCCATAAAGATCTAACATAAGAAATTTTGATCCGATAACTCTTTTAttccaaaaacaaataaaacccacACATTAAGAGTAGAACAATACTCTCCCTTCCATCCTCCTCGTTTCATAACATTCCATCAACCCCGTGATACATTCTCACTCTTCAAGTCTCTTCATATTGTTTGTTCAACCTTTTAAAATCTGTTCTTTCTTTCACAAGTTACATTTGGCACCAATACATAGCCCCACTCCCTTAATATCTTACATTCTCTGTGAAATATCTATAATGATACAGTATAGTTCTGATCTTCCCCTTTGagatcttcatatatttaaCACTTGCTTTTCCCATTGTAATAACAACAAATCAAATCCACACTACTATACAGAGTGCATGCTTGATAGGTtggtgaaatttgaattttggtgTTGCAAATCTTCTGCTACAACGGAATCCAGCCCTGTTGGTTATGGGGATTGCTGAGTTAAGTTGAAAATCGTTCAAACCAAATTAAAAAGTGAAACGGTTAAAACTATATACGAATCGAACGTGCACACCTTGATTAGCCCTGACTCTGTACCACACAGTACCATGTCATTGGCAGTGAGGAGGCTTGTTATCCTGCTGCCTGCTGAGATCCTCCCCAACTTCTTCTGTGTCTCTCTCAACCAGATCTATTTTTTCACGAGGTATGTAAAATTCAATGACATTTCCTTAGCTTTTGAAATTCTTGTTAAGTTGAAACCTCACTCTGTGTAGTTATGTATTCAaaggttttttctttaatagagCAAAAGTTTTGTCAGTTCTTCAGATACTTGGAAGTTCGAAACTTACTTATGAATAGACTATGATTATCTAGATGTCTTTAGTAACTTCATGGTAGAGTTCTTAACATCATATCTATTAGGTTTTAGTTGAATGGTTTAGATGATAATAACgaacaatttattaataaaagatcAAAGATTTCTtaaagatgatgagaaaatatggaccgttaaatttaaaattaatgatttaagagTTTAAGAAAACTGCAGGAAAATCCAGTTTAAGAAAACTGCAGGAAAATCCACAGGAATATGAATTCAAAAGTTGAGCAGCCACTTTTAATATTCTAGAATCTGTCATTTATGGCATTCTTTTGAGAGAATAAATTAATCACCTGAATGTAGTGTGTCGATGAGCTGCAGTTTAGGTATATGAAGTCTTCAACTACTCCCATCGCCAGCACATGATCTCCTTTGTCTGTTGCTATTGACATTTGGGGTTTGCATTGTCTTCTCCATTCCTACGCCATTTGACCATTTAAGTGGAAGGCTTTTCCCAGTACATGGGGATACAAGTAGAGTTTATTACCTTAAAACTTGAACCTTCAACAGTTGCACCAGCACAATAAAGCCAATCTTTATACGCGACAATTGAATTGATGGGCTTTTTCTGGATCTTCCAACCCTTTGCCCGTGCTTTAATTTCATGCTTCCGGTTGTTTGTAATAGAAAACTCCTGAAAAAGAGTGACATAGCACTTATGTCTCAGTTGGTGCATGTATTTCTGATATCCATGGCCTTTTAGCTAACCTGTATGCTTGAATTTGTACAGCCTACGTAAATCTTTTCCTGAAACACCCTCATGCACTTCACATTCTTGTTCTTGCCAATCTCCTTGACTGTTCTTGATTCCTCAAATACCTGGAGAAATGACATCTTGACGTAGTTGGATCATGGATGgctattttaaaaatgtttgacatgagtcttttttattttgtgtgttctcctcaccccccccccccccccccaccccccccccccaatgaAAGGTAATTGAAAGTTTTGATCTTCTTATACAGCTTCATTACATGTTGAGTGGCTTGGCTTTCTCCCGCGGAGGAAGCAGTTGCTTTCTTTGAAAGcgttagtgtaaaaataatttataggcATATTCTTCTGACAAAACTTGTATTTAGGATTCATGCCATCTGAATTAGAGCTTAAGCTGTGaatgattttttatactttcttgtgctccattttttttcttaatcattatgaTAAAATCTTGATTTATTGTGTGTTGAgagatttaatttattttttctagttcTTGGTGATGATCACAAGATCTttatttgttacaaaatttctGAACTTTGAGCTTCTCTGTGTTATATGTGGATGCAAGTGTCTTGGTGTTTGAGCTGAATATTTCTTATTGTACGTTCATAATTTGTGTTACCTTCAACCCATGGCCGTGAGTAACTACAAAAATCATTTCACCGGATGCATCCATGTGCTGAATCGGTTCTTTCACTGCTATTACTTCAATACACTCCAACTTTCTGTGAATAATTTGCCAAACCTGTAGAAGATTCAATTGTGAATGATATTCAGTTCAATTTTCTGCAGCCCATTTAAGAAAGTAAGTGGTTGCTGCTATAAAAATTTACCATACCCTGATGGTTTTATCAACAGAGCCACTTAAAAGGCTATCTCCTGGTTCAAAAAGTGAAAAGCATGTCACTGCCTTCTTGTGCTCCTTCATGTTCCATACAAGCATGGCTGATTGCCCCTTGATGTCCCACACCTATTCAGGGCAGCGGATGTCATTGTTTGCATTTCTGCCAACCTAATAtttcttctgtttttatttCCCACACTCTGTGGTAGCACCAAGGCCTCACAACCCTATTTCAAGTGAGGTAATGGTCTTCATATTTGAAGTAGGTAACATAATTCCTCACCTTGATTGAACCATCTGAGTATCCACTGTAAAGCAGTCCCTTGTAGTAGATGAGGGCACATACAGCTCCATTGCATTTGAGACCCGCTTCCATGATTTGTGTGTGAACACAAGAAATACGCTGCTCTTGCAATTGTGATGATTTTGGGAACACAGTGAATCAACACCCATTATTGAGGGTCAATCTTATACAGCTTATGATTGGCAACTAACTTTAGGGCATCTTTTATGCTAATTGCTCAAAATGGCAAACACAAACTGGACATAATGGTGGCATCATGTTGAGTGAGCTAATAAAGGTTGCGTTCTTAGTTGCATACTTGCATCTACTTGATGATATCTTTTACCCAGAATAATTCAAGAGGTAAGGACATGATATATATtgcttttaaaacaaaaacatttagCCCTATCAATTGTCAGCTCAAATTCTGCTTCTTctgcctctttttctttctaaatccaaatatctggaacatattgattttgaaataatttactGATTGCTAGGTTGCTGAGttagaacaagaagaagaagaagtggaaGGTACGTAAAAAAGAGGGCCTACATGTAAGCTAGGATTAATTCTGCCACTTGATGAGTACTTACTGATTTGTTCGGTTGGTAATAATTGGTTACTTTATGCAATTCCTCTGCCATCCAGGTTATGCTTGAAAGGCGTCTTAGTGACTCCTTTACTCCTTCGGAGAAATAAATTACTTTTTGCATTCCTACACAAAGAGAATTCATCTAAGGTTTGCATGAGGAAAATtgcactttaaaaaaaaaaaaaaatcttactctCCATTCTGCAAAGAAAATTAGACATggattatatgtatataatcaGCCAAACTGTAAAATAGCATATAACTATTTATTGACCTGCTTGCAGGGTGAACCTAGCCAATCAGGTCAAGGGCATGCGTCCTTGAAATCAATGATTGTAGAGATTTTCACAGCCATCAGTTAAAAAGCTTAATTTTCagtgttttaaaatatatttatatttggagGGCATTTGGACCATGGGGAAGTTATTCCATTTTGACCTTTAGCATATGAGGTAGAATTCTGCCCTTTGGAACCTAGAATCTAATAAACATATGGGGCTGTTCGTGTCATGATGTGCAATAAGTATTTTACTAATGCAATGTGGAATGGAGTTCTGTATAGTTCTCAATATGCTTAAAGCAAGTGCTTTAAAGctcaatgttatattttttgtatttgaagtGCAACACAATAAGTTTCCTGATTGTACTCGATCTGATGTACTGCCTGAACTTGTCTCTGATTAATGAAAGCtcgatttattttaaaaaaaaaaattgagttgtcTGAAAACCACTGAACCACTGAATGAGTGAAAATTATTGACAGTCATTTGTGTAACCACTGCATCAATTTCATAGTGGTTACATGGGATGAATTTGCATGGGTAGCAGAGTCCAATCTTATACTTTTTTGTGCTTTTTGTTACTGTAAAGTGTATATTACATAGAGATATTTTACAGTGTGGGCATTACCTTTGCCAGAAGCATAGTTATAGATGCACAGACATGCTAGAAGCCTGTCTTCAAGCTCCAATCCAGGATGCAAAAATTGCTCAATGCCACTTAGTAAAATCTCACATGCAGAATATCGTATGCTATCTGGGCTCTTTGTTATTTCACATCCAAGCCATGCAATGGTTATTAGACAAGCCCTGGATACAATCCTTATCTTGCTCTTTAGCCCCTTCTCTAATGCGTGGAAGATAGGATTCCCAATGTTAATGATGGTTCTGGAAATCCTGCTGCACCATGAGTCTGTGAAAGCATCCTGCAAGTCCATGCAGTTTTTCTTTGTTGGCCTGTCTGATACCATGAAAACCATAGATTTTTATTACAGCTTACCTGCAGGCTTTTATCCGACCAGTTAAAATTTCTCAGCATATTGCTGTGATATGGAGAGGCCAACCCAGTTTTTTTAACCAACCAAGCTACTGTATATGGTTCCCCTGTCCAAGCATATGTTCCACCAAGATTTGATAGGATGTATGCAGACAAAAGCTGCAGAGAAGATCCTTCTTCAGATGCCAGGTGCTTCCGAATGATCTGCATAGCCTCTTCTCCAAACACGCTTCTGCCAGGTGAGTTATTCTGCACAAATACATTGCCTAACTTGGTTAATGAAAGCTTATTTTAGAGGTTCAAAGTCTAAATCAACTAAAGTGGAGTAAACACCAAACTCAATAGTAACAAGGATATGAAGCAACAGTGTCAGGTTGAAATGCATGATAAGTAGTCTTTATGTTTGTACCACAAAGTTATACCCCCTGAAAGTTATCATGCCCAATTCCagtttaattattcaataatcACAAGGCCCATCAGATTGGTTtgaatgcaagaaaatatatcatctGTTTCTTGGAAAAATGGGTAGCCGTGCTGATCAAATTAGTTTTGATTTGTTAGATCCCTTCATTGAGaactcataatatatttttccagAATCTCGCCTTCTTGTCTTGAAACAATAAATCCTTTGAATTTATCTTAAGGAAACATATAGTACCATACGCAAATATTAGATGCTGGTGTTCCCTTGCATCTATGTGACAAAAGGCACACTTCATCATTTTCAACATCTGCTAActtcttgtatttttcttgtttatcatTACTAAACAGggaatttatcatatttggtcaAAATgctcagagcctatcccaaccagaagtCTGGAACTCCTAACTCCTATGATAGAATAGTCTGACGAGGACATCAAGAATTTAAGGGAGGAGATTGTAATACCCCATATAGAGTAATTATATAGATGGTGAATAGGATCCTATATTACTTGGGAGgaagaagtttttgctctttataataattccaATGAGCTCtaattgtaccattgactagtctttttagagtatatGGCTCATATGTGACTTAAGCCTCCGTTACATCAGCTTTGTGATACCCCAAACTTTTGGTTGCAAAACTCTGTCTAGACATGTAACTGTTTAATGAAGGGTGTATCATACATGCTATAGTTGGCTACAGTTCAAGAGAACTGCAATATCTCTGCCCTTGGATCATGCCTTAATCAGTTGATAACAAGAACTGCAGAGTGCAAGATAGTAAGACAATATTATATGCATTAACTGCCTGGTTCAATTTTTGGTTGTGATTCTGTACCGTAAGCTATGAAATGACAACTATGACCTATATGATCATAAAAATTACCATTGTATCCAGTTGAAGAAGTACATTTGCTGCCAAAAGTTGGTATTCGGGTTGCAGCTGTTGGAGACAATCCATTAGTTTGTGCATAATATCAATGCTTccttctttttgtattttctgcAACAAGCCAATGGCTGATGAcctgaagaaaatgataaataaatttcagaAGACCTTCTAGGGCTAGGATCGTGAAAAGACTAGATATACGAAACTCTAAAAAGAGGCTTTGTTATGAACCCTCTAGGTAAaactcacccttgaaaactagcttacaaGAGAAGGGTGCTTAAAGGCTTATAAACTATCAACCAAtcccatacttagtcgatgtgggatcaTAACAACCACCACACTCCGCAGCCGACATCCACAGCGGTCCCGGCACTCACACTGGTTAGCTGTGCGCTAGGTCTTTTCCTAGTTCCGGGCAAACACTGCCATGCCGGCATTACCCCCCTGAAGCACGATTGCAACCGTCGTAACATAGCCTTAGACATGgggtggctctgataccatttgttatgaacccactaggtagaactcacccttAAAAACTAGCTTACAAGGGAAGGGTGCCTAAAGGCTTATAAACCACCAACCAATtccatacttagtcgatgtgggatcaTAACAAGGCTTCTAACAGATTGTCCTTACAAATGAATGAGATACAATTAAGTCTCTAATCGATAGTCCTTACAAATGAATGAGATACAATTAAGGCATTGTTTGGATACAGAGAtagttttatctcatcattacaactttcacaaattcccacacaaaatataataaacaattcaacattttcaaatcccaaaataatgataatattaaaaaaataatattctaacaatattttattcaactcatctaaaactatctcatctgatctcatctcactattcaaacgaacCCTAAGTCTCTAACAGATAGTCCTTACAAATGAATGAGATACAATTCTCTATGACATGCAAGTAAGTACATGCAGACTGGTTCACAGATAGAATTATGCCCACATGCACCactaaaaaaaagagtttagtCCATGTCCAAATCTCATTTGGCTGCATAGACTTATGGATCAAAATTTGGTTTCTCTAAAATTCAGCACTCCTGTTTCATATACCTAAATATCTAGACGCACATTAACtgcatttttctcaaaaaataaatacaaaatagcAGGAAAACTAATGGAGTTAAATCTTCTTTCATACCTTGGTATTCGAAGGATCTCATGAAAAAACTCAAGTGCTATGAACTTGTGATGATTCTTGTTACTTTGTAGTAGCAGAATGAATCGAGTCACAGGAGTAAATTGCGATATATACTTTCTGCATTGCCCATCAAATTGCATGCACTTTATAAGAATAGTGGCCAAAGAGAGAAACTCATTCAGATTATTAGTTCTTGCTACATCTAGGAGCCTGGAAATAATGCAAGGAGAATTGATTGCAGCCAAGTGCTTGTTATTTGTCGTGTAATCAAATGCAGTTACTAATACTTCAATAATCTTAAGTGATGCTCCAGGAGGTGTCGGCAGAAGCGATGCCGTCCCACCCTTGTAACTGCCTGGGGTGCACACGACCTCCACCAGTGCTGGTAATATTTCTAATGTTTTGATCTCCCCAGGGGATGGATTTATTAGATAGATTAGAATTGCAGCCTCGTGCACGTTTTGCTTTAGAGCACTTGCCAAAACATGTAGCTGTAAGCCTTTTTTCTTGATGTCTTCAATAGCTGACTTGTTTGCTGAAATGATTGCTGTGAGTATAGACACCGATGTCCTAATTACTCTTTCCTCTTTGGAAGTTGAAATACCGGCAAGCAGCTGATCCAGAATTACATCCTTGAGCATACAGTATTTTACTTCTGTTTTATTGTTCaacattttgtaaaattttgcAACTTCCTCTGCATAATCTTCATCACTTTTTCCTAATCCTCTGGAGAAACACAGCTTTGGAATTGTCTTTTCAAATATCCCCAATAGTTCACTGGTGGAGTCTTTTCCAGAATGTGAACAAACTTTATTGAAGCTTTTCCAGCTACTTGAGTTCTGTATATCTCTGGCAGCACTTCCTTGATAATTTGTCAGGGTGATCCTATGTTTCTGCAGCGATGTAGAAGATGCTATATGATCAAAGAACAGGAATTTGTGTGGATTTAATGTCCTTTGATTTGATTCCTTCTCTGCATGGATATTCCGAAtggtgtttgattttttatctCTATCTTGCATAATGGTTGCGCTTAATTCACTGATGGCTTCAATGTTGGGCATTGGATTCTTGGGAGCGCATGGCAAAGATAATGCTGTAAGTTCTGGTTCTGATGTTGAGCAAGGACTCTGCACCTTCCTGTGCAGGTCAGTGcaatgaatttaataaatagtCTGGATATGGATATCAGGTTTTCATTAGTactaaatataaaagaaaatggtgtATGTTATTGTGATAGTGTACTGAACTGATCACAAACTTCTGGTTGTCGGTCATCAGCGTTTATTGTTGGGACTCTTCCTGAGCATTTAGTTCCATCCATGTCTGCCTGATTCATAAAGAGATGCAAAAGTATTTTGCAATCATTAGTTCCTCAATTATACAGAAAGAGGCATCcttatttaaatttgttttcttaaaaacaaaatcctTGGCAATATTATTGTCTTGTGAACAATTACCTCCATGTCACTGTCGTAGAATGAATCATCGTACCATGAACCTACTGAAGCAGTTGCATCTGACTGTGACTCCTGCACTAACTCTTTTAGGCATCTGATACTTGGATTTCTATGGTCTTCAAACTCTGGAACTTCAGTAGATGCCTTAGGTTTTTCCACCATTTGATCTATTACACCATGAGGATCAAGCGGATGCACCTTCTCATACTACACCAAGTTTTAACATCATGCAAAATCTAGTTTCATgtcatataaattaaatgaaaaaaaaaattagtcaatGCAGTGTGCCAATAATATCGGTTTACTTTGTGGGTAGTATATACAATTCTCTTGCTTTTAGTATGAAGCATCTGCAGAGTGCATATGTGAAATCCTACTCGCAAATACTTAAAGAGCATCtgaaataatgaaataacaATGGTGACAAAAAGTAAGCGATGGCTTACATTATAATAATTCTGCACGCTGAGTTGTCTTTGATCAATTGAACTCAAAGATTCAGAGCTAGTAGGTATTGTATGCCTGCTCATGAGTAGTGAATCATAATTAGCTCTTGCAGAATGACATTCACTAGAAATAATTTCATGCTAAAATCAAACTCCTTTCCTTGTTCACAATATTCcaacttctttttcaaatacAAGTTGAACATTCAAATCCTGAGTTGCAGCAGTCATGGAGGTGTATTTGACTTTCCCTGTTAATTTTATGATGAGCTTTAGGGAAGAACTTACGTCTTATATTGTGATTCACTGTCTCGGGATGGAATCTCTCTGCAGCCACAGTGCCACTGAGGAGCCTCTCCATATGACATGACCTGATAATATATTAACCGGTCTTTGTAGCTCCTTGCCATCTGCCTTATTTGGTCACTATAATCATCCTCTTCAGACTCCACAAGATATGTAGACCCCAAGCTTCTCTCTCTAATAATTTCCTTCTTTTCATCTACAGTGCATGAAGGAATAATACTTTCACAAAGTCCCGGTGCCAATGCTGTTCGAACAAGTTTTGGATACACCAAAAGCGCTTGGATGAAATGCAGAGCAGCCTGCCACTCATCTTTTTGGAGGTTACTAACTACCGAGAGGTAAAAGTAGGAGCAACACACCAAATGACGGTTTGGAACTCCGGCCGTGAAATGTTGCTTATCAAGCAATGCGGGGACCTGAAGCATTTGTTCCGACTTCCTCAGTCTAGAAGCTGTCTCTTCCGgcatttttgtttgaattgcaGATTCAATGCTGTTAATGCCCCAGTAAAAGTTTGCCAGTACAGATTGCTCGTTGAATTCGAAGAATTCCAGCTTTTgatatttcagatttgaggtgcaTATCAAGTGTAGAGAACTCCTAGCCTCAGCATTTCCTAACAGTTCGGTGATGTAATTATTGATTGAAACAACGAGTACCTGTATGGAGTTGATGTCTGGTCTTTCATAATCATTGGATGGAACAATTGATGTAGAacaagaggaggaggaggaggaggaggagaggaaggaGGAGATAGGAACCATGGAATTAGAAGACATGTTCATGTCTTGTGGAAGAAGATTGTGCCTAATATGCttaggaaaaagagagagagagagacttaatAGTGTTGCAGAGTTGTGGACGTCTGCAACAATTTCCCGTGACTATACCAGCCAAATCTCTAAACTTCAGTGGACCCTTTGGCCACAGACAAAAAATTGACCGTTGTTTCATTTAACGGAGGGAATGAAAAGTGAGAAAACATTCAATTGCTAATTGGGTTTTGCTATACATCAGCTACTGTTCATTTTCACATCCTACACTTGacagtcattttttttattttttccatagAGTGTGAAGTGTTTTTTATAAGACGTAGAGTCTAaagtagtgaatagtgactaatgaaaaaaattattcttagtAATTTCCTTCTCATGCCAATATATCATATTGCTTTGGTGCCTTTTGTGTTTCCTGATaattatgtttaattaaaattatctgGGAAAATAGTAACTGTGATTCTTTCTAGTTTTTGGCTGCTAGAAGCTCTAAGCTAggaattttttagaaaaatgatagacataCAACTCTAATGTATTAATTGTCTTGGATCTTGTTGTGTAGGCATGGAGGCGATTATATATCCTAGTCAGAGCAAGTCTAAGGGTCCGTTTGGCAACACAACCGTTTTCAAGTATTCTTATATATTCTCATACATTCTCAGatatttccttctcaaaatatttttcaatttcaaatttttaattttttcatttaatcattacaaatctttcaaactcttaaacaaaacacaaaaaataatactatttttttaaattttaaaacaaaaattatattcaaatagttttttaactttataatatttttatttaactttttctctctcatttcgcaaaatttaataaaatattttaattcaaatcattttagtaatatttgtagatattctgagatattctaaatatccaacTTTGCTTAAGTGAACCATCACTTTCTCGTTAAttttgcatctctctctctcatgtgttATTTGGGTTTCCCACCCACATAAATTATATGACTTAAATGGTGAAAACAAATGGAGTTTTCTCTTTAAGCAAGCTAGCTGCTAATTAATATTACTCGATCAGGTGGTAGTTCTTCATGTAGTACTTCTATTCTAAAAGCTGGTGTATAATTTTTAGGGTTATGTAGTTTCTAAGTGAATAATTGAACCTCTCTAGTCTTGTTCAGAATTCTCTACgtataaaactattttaaaatttggaagTATT encodes the following:
- the LOC121246549 gene encoding putative E3 ubiquitin-protein ligase LIN-2 isoform X2; this encodes MNMSSNSMVPISSFLSSSSSSSSCSTSIVPSNDYERPDINSIQVLVVSINNYITELLGNAEARSSLHLICTSNLKYQKLEFFEFNEQSVLANFYWGINSIESAIQTKMPEETASRLRKSEQMLQVPALLDKQHFTAGVPNRHLVCCSYFYLSVVSNLQKDEWQAALHFIQALLVYPKLVRTALAPGLCESIIPSCTVDEKKEIIRERSLGSTYLVESEEDDYSDQIRQMARSYKDRLIYYQVMSYGEAPQWHCGCREIPSRDSESQYKTHTIPTSSESLSSIDQRQLSVQNYYNYEKVHPLDPHGVIDQMVEKPKASTEVPEFEDHRNPSIRCLKELVQESQSDATASVGSWYDDSFYDSDMEADMDGTKCSGRVPTINADDRQPEVCDQKVQSPCSTSEPELTALSLPCAPKNPMPNIEAISELSATIMQDRDKKSNTIRNIHAEKESNQRTLNPHKFLFFDHIASSTSLQKHRITLTNYQGSAARDIQNSSSWKSFNKVCSHSGKDSTSELLGIFEKTIPKLCFSRGLGKSDEDYAEEVAKFYKMLNNKTEVKYCMLKDVILDQLLAGISTSKEERVIRTSVSILTAIISANKSAIEDIKKKGLQLHVLASALKQNVHEAAILIYLINPSPGEIKTLEILPALVEVVCTPGSYKGGTASLLPTPPGASLKIIEVLVTAFDYTTNNKHLAAINSPCIISRLLDVARTNNLNEFLSLATILIKCMQFDGQCRKYISQFTPVTRFILLLQSNKNHHKFIALEFFHEILRIPRSSAIGLLQKIQKEGSIDIMHKLMDCLQQLQPEYQLLAANVLLQLDTMNNSPGRSVFGEEAMQIIRKHLASEEGSSLQLLSAYILSNLGGTYAWTGEPYTVAWLVKKTGLASPYHSNMLRNFNWSDKSLQDAFTDSWCSRISRTIINIGNPIFHALEKGLKSKIRIVSRACLITIAWLGCEITKSPDSIRYSACEILLSGIEQFLHPGLELEDRLLACLCIYNYASGKGMQKVIYFSEGVKESLRRLSSITWMAEELHKVTNYYQPNKSSSVFLVFTHKSWKRVSNAMELYVPSSTTRDCFTVDTQMVQSRVWEIKTEEILGWQKCKQ
- the LOC121246549 gene encoding putative E3 ubiquitin-protein ligase LIN isoform X1: MNMSSNSMVPISSFLSSSSSSSSCSTSIVPSNDYERPDINSIQVLVVSINNYITELLGNAEARSSLHLICTSNLKYQKLEFFEFNEQSVLANFYWGINSIESAIQTKMPEETASRLRKSEQMLQVPALLDKQHFTAGVPNRHLVCCSYFYLSVVSNLQKDEWQAALHFIQALLVYPKLVRTALAPGLCESIIPSCTVDEKKEIIRERSLGSTYLVESEEDDYSDQIRQMARSYKDRLIYYQVMSYGEAPQWHCGCREIPSRDSESQYKTHTIPTSSESLSSIDQRQLSVQNYYNYEKVHPLDPHGVIDQMVEKPKASTEVPEFEDHRNPSIRCLKELVQESQSDATASVGSWYDDSFYDSDMEADMDGTKCSGRVPTINADDRQPEVCDQKVQSPCSTSEPELTALSLPCAPKNPMPNIEAISELSATIMQDRDKKSNTIRNIHAEKESNQRTLNPHKFLFFDHIASSTSLQKHRITLTNYQGSAARDIQNSSSWKSFNKVCSHSGKDSTSELLGIFEKTIPKLCFSRGLGKSDEDYAEEVAKFYKMLNNKTEVKYCMLKDVILDQLLAGISTSKEERVIRTSVSILTAIISANKSAIEDIKKKGLQLHVLASALKQNVHEAAILIYLINPSPGEIKTLEILPALVEVVCTPGSYKGGTASLLPTPPGASLKIIEVLVTAFDYTTNNKHLAAINSPCIISRLLDVARTNNLNEFLSLATILIKCMQFDGQCRKYISQFTPVTRFILLLQSNKNHHKFIALEFFHEILRIPRSSAIGLLQKIQKEGSIDIMHKLMDCLQQLQPEYQLLAANVLLQLDTMNNSPGRSVFGEEAMQIIRKHLASEEGSSLQLLSAYILSNLGGTYAWTGEPYTVAWLVKKTGLASPYHSNMLRNFNWSDKSLQDAFTDSWCSRISRTIINIGNPIFHALEKGLKSKIRIVSRACLITIAWLGCEITKSPDSIRYSACEILLSGIEQFLHPGLELEDRLLACLCIYNYASGKGMQKVIYFSEGVKESLRRLSSITWMAEELHKVTNYYQPNKSRISCVHTQIMEAGLKCNGAVCALIYYKGLLYSGYSDGSIKVWDIKGQSAMLVWNMKEHKKAVTCFSLFEPGDSLLSGSVDKTIRVWQIIHRKLECIEVIAVKEPIQHMDASGEMIFVVTHGHGLKVFEESRTVKEIGKNKNVKCMRVFQEKIYVGCTNSSIQEFSITNNRKHEIKARAKGWKIQKKPINSIVAYKDWLYCAGATVEGSSFKEWRRQCKPQMSIATDKGDHVLAMGVVEDFIYLNCSSSTHYIQIWLRETQKKLGRISAGSRITSLLTANDMVLCGTESGLIKGWIPL